tttcactgatctggattttccaactcactacgatttcaaatttctttatataaatatatatatatatatatatatatatatatatatatatatatatatatatatatatatatatatatatatatatataaatatatatatatatataaatataaatatatatatatatatatatatatatatatatatatatagagagagagagagagagagagagagagagagagggaggatTCATTATTGAAATACCCGTAATCATTTGCCCATTCATTTGTAATTGGCGTAAAATATGATCACCTCAGGTATACAAGTTAGAGCATGTTTCAAAAATtagttttctaaaaaaaaaattcaatcaatTTACACTTAGCTAACAACGTGTGTATCGAAAATATCACTCCAATGATACAACGGTATACCAAGGCAGACTAACGCATACCGTATAACTGCCTACCAAGatagttattgttttattatatcatattatcgACGTGACTGTGCATACAATTAGTATACGTATTCGCTAACACTGCATAAtgccaacaaaaaaacatacgttgaacaaaataaattataatataattataaaatatgaaacaggACTGGCATAGCAGTAGGATATATCTTTTGTCTGTGATGTTCCTTCCCTAAATCGAATGAGGAGAAACTCTTAGTCAAATTACAtcgttcaatttgatttattttcctgAATAAACTAGTCAATTATCCGACTTACTGTTTGTTCAGTGGGCACTTCTAAGGTGGCTGGTTCAGTACTGGCCTCGCCATCTTCTTTGCTGTTCGCCTTTCCCATTTTAATAAGTCTTCTTTGTTGGACGACTTTTTGACTTGACAAGTTCTAACAGACGAATGTGTTTTTTTGTCAACTTTCGATCAACCATCTGTCCAGGGATCGACATGAATCTGACAACGTCATTCTACCCGCATAAAAATTAACAGAAGTAAATAGACATAATGAATATAGTTAAACTACCCTGGCGACATTAACTCTTCAACAAAGCCCAGGGTAGTACTTTGGGTGCGTATGTATGCTATGACAGAGCATCGTGGTAAGGTGTGTATAGCAAGCGGAATCATAAGTAGTCCTTGCTCAAATATGTGAATGCACAATGAGGAATATTGAAACTGGGGAATTGGAGAAAAATTGCGGCAGGGGAATAGCTATATAGCTCagtttaaggggggggggggggggggagtgtcacAATACTAGTCTAGGGGTAGGCATGACCTATTTTCTAAAGtagcaaaatataacatttccagccattttttttgggggggtggggggtcggACAGATATTTGGGGTGGTGTTAAAATCCCCCGGGTAGACAGGGGTTAGGGTGTTGAAAGTGTCAACGTTGGGTTCCAAGCGAAAGTGTTGGAAAAATCAGCGGCACATATTCTCAGACTAATGTTTCATCATTACATCGATAAGCAGATGCCGTTTCTGTATGAATTCTAATATTTTGGTGTTATTCTGTGAATCTGCCATGTTCTTGACTTTAATgacttattttaattaatatttgtttccGTTGATTGCTTGTCCTGCATTGTGTATCCAATATAATATATACGATAAGTTACGCAATAAGTCTTGCCTTAACAGCTCATCCAATGTCATATTTTAAACTTCGAAAGAAACTACCAAGTTTCATGTTGGCGCCctaccaaaaaagaaaatatcagaCACATGGTTtctatatatttatgatatataattATTGGGCATGAACTTCGCCCCACTGACCTTGTGTATCAATTACGTTATATCACTTGAACGAGCAATCCGGACTCGAGTTCACTTCAAGAGACCAAAAAAATTGTCGCCCGTGCCCCGTGACATGTTGACATTGCTACGAAGCCGGTAGATTTACTAGATTTCACAATTTAAATGTCAGACCTAAAGTGCTCTTAAATATCTAGGGATTTGTTTTTCATAATATGCGGGTGTGTGCAATCACCGAGCAAGCGCCATGTGACTGGCACTAAGTGATACTTTAAACCAGCCAGTAAATTCTCAATCATCTTATAATATGAGAAAAGTTAGTCTAAGTGTTATGAAGAAACCATTAGATGGGCGTATCCAGTCTTCAAATATTAATCGAAAACAGGTTTACCAGACCTCGAGGTCATTTGATTCACAATATGTACTATGTAGATGTCATTTTTATTGTTCACAGATAAGATAAGTACAGCATACCGTCAGTATTGCACCACGTACAAAAAGTTTATCTTAAGGTCACCATTGATCAGTTAGTGGAAActgatattgttttaataaaaagtcGATTGATTTTAATTCATTGTTATCTGTTAATCATCAAAACTGCAATCCTATTCAATATTAAGGAATGAAATCAACATATGGCTAATGAGACAGCTATAATGCAATACAATGCAACTATATTCCGTAACTAAGGAACACGTTAGAGATCGAATGATGAAACTGACAAATAGGGAAACTTGTATATGATCTCTTTTGCATTACAGTCAGCAGAAGAACTGTATAACTGTTATGTGAAACTGTAACACTGATAAATCATACTTCAAATGAAACCTGTGAAACTGAAATCGTATATTAACATTGTCTTAGAGGGACTATGAAACTTACATGTCATTAATTTGTCTATTATGATCCATCTTTACAAATCGATGAAAAACTGACATCACAACTACATATAATACTGGTTGTACCCGTAAAAAGAATGCTTGCGGCTTGAACATGTAGACTGGCGGTATATAGTGGACATTTTAATATGTTTGGGTAGGCTGCTAATAACCTTTGTATGTTCTGGGTATCTCTTTTGTTCGTTTTCGTTCTGTTGGTAACGGTGGACGCAAGAAGTAGCACCCCGTGGCAGCCATTAAGCTCTCAGcaggcataggcgtaggagcctaatttgatttgggggtgGGCGCTGTAATggcttgcccgaaaaatataaccaaaattatTCGCGCGCTCcacgcgcgttcaacatcttaatgtatATCACAGGCGATCATtagttattacatcgcatgccaattacatacaatcatttgccgtgttattacccttccatagtGGTTATAATTTATGGGGAAGTCGTTTTACACTTAGTAATACACTTAGGCGATTTTTATTCaactattgatttcctttagctacatcattccaattgatttttctttcagtaggtgcccgaaaaattctaagcATATTCCCCGAATGTTCACACAATTATTTGGTTGGGGCTACAGCTACACCCCAGctccccaagccccccccccccccacgcctcCTACGCATATGTCAGCAGGTGCAATTCTTCATTCGGTCTTCCCGGAAGTACAACCGTTAATATATCAAAAACAATATTCTTCTCAGAGATACCTTTGTCTCACCTAACACCGTTATATTAGTAATTTATCAACGATCAATCTTAACGTGAAATCATAAGCTAACttgaaaagaggaaagaaacaTTGGCAATAACGAGATTTAAACTATTCATCTACCTTGAGATTATACCATTCCTATGCTTCTTAGCATCTAGATCTTAATTTCTGTGATCTCTAAAATAGCTCTGCTTTCTTTTCTAGGGCATCCCTCGCCCCCTTACAATGTCCCATCTTAGACGCTTCAATTGATATCCTCTTATGGGTTTGTTATGGGTACTTACAAAGGGAGACCAACCGTTCAAAAACAGAGCAAGTATcactaaaacaaaatgaatgaatgttCAACCTTATAACTGCAAATAGTTTAGGTATGTATTAGTTTAGGCATTTAATTTCATTGTATACTCTTGTACATTATCCAAATGCCAAAAATCCTAGACAATCCTAAGCCACTATAAAACAACATGTGGATATAATCAATGTAAATTATATTCATGTTAGAACGTGGTTACTCATAATAGTCACTCCCTAATAAGCTCCAACAGTATTCTTTCGAAGTCTCCGCGCAAATCTCCACGGATTGCATCGGCCAAGGTTTCACCGTAAGTCTCCTCGTAACAGTCTTTTATATTGCCAAGATCAATCTGTaaggcccaaaaaaaaaatgtaatagaaatatttaaaaatgtaaaaaaattaaaattaaaaacgacaaaaatgttatgaaattgaTATTATGTCTAGATTATCATTTTATTAGTCGTCAATGAAAAATGCAATGATGTTGAGGAAATGAAAATTAGTGCTATAACTAATTCCCATGCTGTTTAGCAACATGTCTTGTCCTTGAACTTTGTGACACGGAAGTACACAGAATATCTATTTTGTGGCAAAGTTCTGAGGTGACCTCGCGGAATGCTCCCTCAAATCAAAGTGAAAACATGACACACTTGCCCTCGAAGTTTGTGTCCCCAATCCCTCAGTCTCAATCATGTTCCGCGACccattaattaaattaaatttacataatGAAGCAACAAAATTATATTAGACGTTAAGTAACAAAACCGAATCTTTCTCAGTTTATATGACAGAAAGAAGAGTTCAGGCATTTTTGGAtctatttttttccaaattttaagtTTTTTAAGTAGATCTGAGGTGTTAAAGACGATAAATTGAAATCTTTTACTACAACTTCATCAACATGTTCAGAACAcattaatatgttaataaaaGGGAATTTTCTTCATGACCTCCATTAAAAGGTTCATTTTGGGCTTCATGTACAGACAGAAACATTATACAACGTAAGAAGccaatataaattgtctttcaTACAGCTTAACATATCCCTGAAAACCAGCATTATAAAGTAAAATGAGcactaataaaaataataacattcaCATGGAAGCTTTAGCTGATGAATGTCACACTGTTCTAACCCATTATCATGTGTGGGTTTGTGCGTGTGTTCGTGTGTGCTTAACATAATccattaatatcatatttaccTCACTTCTGGATATGAGAGTTCTGGTCAACCTTACTTCATTCGTTCCCGCTCCCTTTAACGCACTGTTAATAACATTTGCAAAATAAACCACTGGGTTCATGGCGTAGGACACTGGGAAAAGATAAAGCAACAAACACTTCCAAAACATGTTCAGGAAATAAACATATCGTTCTTGTTTTCACAGGCATTGACAGGAAGTGATATACATCATTTACAAAGAGAAATCTACTGTAATGTTAAACACAGACTGTTTAACTATAAATAGATAAGTGAACCCTTTCGTGCGTATATTTGcaactgttttaattttttgtttttacatagaAGTAAATGATAAAAGGGTATTGTTTCTATTTCTATTCCCATAtcagtttcagtttcagttATTCCTTAATGGCGGTTATGCAATATTGTATAAGTTAATTGCATGAATGGAAGCTCCTTGTAGGTCATATTCTGAACTATGACATTGCATTGACTTCTCGGTCTTTGATCATGAAAACGCTTCCAAATGATCTGTGTTTACTCACAGCAAATACAAATACCCAAGGATAAACGTAGACAacattggatatttatatgcattcaattatgatatatatatctctctctctctatatatatatatatacattattttcGTATTACTTACTAATATTGAGATAGGCTTCTTGGAGACTCCCAGACATTTCGCTACGAATAGAGTCTTCTAAACTTTTATCTGCAATCTAAAGAGTATGTTATGCATAAAATAAcgaaattattttattatcgTGGGTTATTTTAAGCCAGTATGCTGTCAttttcgtgagttcctgcttgcgggaagatcacatatacatacatagctACAATAAGTGTCCACCAATGGTCAATGAAAGATTATAAAATACTTTTTCGATAGCTTGTAGGTAAACTAATATTTGTATAAAAACACAAACTTTGAATCCTGCGGAGTACACGTGAGAGGTTTTTTTTTAGCTTGAGTCGTTGAACTCCATGCCAGAGGAAATGTTCTGAATATAAGCGTAcctcaacctcccccccccatcactaccccaaaaaacaaaaacaatgaaaataaatataaaaaatataatcagGAAAGGATGACGAAATCTTTCATGCGGCAAATTTCTTTGGAATAACTAGCATATTCTTTCAGTTAGTGTATTAATAAAGAAATTGTTCGTAATGTCCTTAAACCTCATCAGTTTTGACCATCTCCCAACGCTAAATTTTGCTAGTTTTAAAATATCTTCCTGGAGGCTCTAATATTTCGTATTATTCGCAGCCACTAAAGATTATAAAACATAGAAAACTAACTATAGGCTATCGGTGTCAATAATTGCTTTTTGAAGGGAAACGAAAATGTTTAGTTGAAGTTTTAGCATGGGTTACCATTATCTGAAATCCTAACATATTTGGCGTTAATGCTGTTGTCCTTTAGTGAGGTTTAGAGATGCAATTTTTGGTTGACTAGACCAGTTTTCAATATGCAAATGCCTTTCATATTAAGCCTACATCTACAAAGTTAAAGCAGAAAGAATTGCAACGGTAGAGTCATTGCTTTATTCAATTCATGAGCGATCATACAGGTGTGTCACCTAAATTCGCGCCGAGTTCATTCGACAAATTCTAACCATTTCTTTCATTCGCAATTTTAATCTAGAAAACCTTAACTAAAACGCCCAAACTTGTCACAGTGTAACAAGTAAACATATATTTGGTATTTCAAACACATTTGTGTATTTACTTCACCCATCTGTACAGTAACATTATGGTAAATTTCAACGAATGCACGGAGTTCAGGTAATTTTCATTGCTTTAGCAGTTTGACTCCCGACctttacaataataattaaatatatttctagCGGAATCCAGCTCAAACTATCCATAAAATCATATAAAGATAGAGCTAAACCTCTAAACGAGAATCAGCGAGATCGCCATGTACGCTACCCCTACAAAgaacattaatgttgttatgATGGCGAATTCATGGTATACTATCATACCTCCTGATATTTCTCAGACAGACATCTCAGTTGACTCCAACTGCGAGTTACCAGAATTCTTTGGAATTCTGACTCATCAGTACCAAAGGTTTGTTCACCTGCCtgtatagagagagagagagagagaggtggagagagaggtggagagagagagaggtggagagaggtggagggagagagagggggaagcTGGGTTGCTACATTATAAGAGAATTTTGACCATCAGTTAATCttatgtattgttatgtaaagcAAAATCAAATAAGCTTTGATTTGAAATTAACGTACAATACAATAAAGGACACATTGCGTTATATAGAGCCAATATCTGGACTGATGTCTGCGTGAGGGACTATCGAGTGTATTTCCAATGTACCGTGACCTAACCTTACATTCCTTACATCAATAGCAAACTTGTATCCAAAATATGTTTCGCTATTATATCATTTGATTCATATAACTGTTCACTTATTTTGAGATAACACAATCTAGAAAGTATGATCATGTTACCGAATTAGAAGAGCTGGTATACAGATCACTATTATACATAGAAACCATTATGAACATTGCACAGAAAGGACGTTCACCTCAAATAACGCAGTTGCATCGGTGACCGCCTTTTCTTCGTCAACTTCACCCTCTGCATCCCTACCTGCCTAATAGGAAAGATATAAAAGGACAATTTGCACTACATATGTGTCGTTGAAAGAAGGGTGTGTCCCAAACTGACAAATCAACTGACAACTACAATAAACTAGAAGTTGTACCAGTTTTCActtaaaacatttgattttaAATATGTACACACCTTCCTCTGTTGGTTAACGGTTACTTAGATTAATTCATTTCTCTTAGATGCACTGGAAGCAAGGGGTTAAAATCCTTTCACTTAGCGCATGAATTATATTTGTCGGTATCATGCCAGAATATGGGTTAAATTATATTCGTGCGCTGCATACATGATTTTCTCGGTTTCGTCAGCAACGTATTgattaaaattgttttttttaatacaatatTAGTTACAAAAACGGCAGCAACAGTGTATGTTAGTGCAGCTGCAGAATTGTGCATATATACTGCAGCACGCGAAGGTAGTGAACACGCGATGTTACAGTGTGCTTCTGTACCAGCATACCATATAGCTAACCAGAACCTGCAGTTTCACTGTATAATAATTAAGATTCCTCGAAATAACGCTCATTTATTTGATATTGTTAATTAAGCCATCATTCTCATATTATTAGCTTTTTTAAAGCTACATACTAGACTCGATTAACTCATTCTTGTTGATAACATTTCAATTCACGAAACCCTCCATAGCATAATGTACTTTTGAACATGCTGTAGTCGTTCCATCGGCAATAACACGAAATATGACGCATGGAAATATCGAAATTAAACATAAAACGTAATTTTCGGTGAACTAAACATTACGAAGCCTTTTAGTCTGTAACTGATCTTGACATAATGTCACAGGTGGTGCAgcattatataggcctactacagGCCTGCAGCCAGTGTTCCGTTATTATTAACTTTCTGTTCTTGTTGCCCGAATGGGAAAACTATGGCGTCACTCTtaccaactttgcaaaattgtgaggggaaCCGCCTATTGCAAAGTCGGCAGTGACTACAACGAgaatcgcaaagtcggtaattactatcaCGGTTAGAATCGTCCAACTCGGCAGCACACTAAACGTTGcgctcaaagccgaagccacaGTGAAGTactcaggtcacacatccggagtctatgctAGGTTCTTCAGAACTGCCCTTATTACCTTTTGGGAACTGTTTCATACTACAAGTTTGATTTTATGATTGGGTCGCCAATAATTTTCGTCCCGTATAGGTTGCTATATGGAGGGGTGTCCCAACCCATATGATGGGGCTTAACGATGCAAAATGGTAATATCATTTCCATGGCTTTTAACTACAATTTGAGTTGATTGCACTGTTATACATCAGTAAGACTTTATACAGTTGTATGGGAGGTCATGAAAAGTACAGACAGTATGAGTAATGCACGTACCTGCACAAGCCCGGTCAAGAGACACTTCGTGGCTCCACTTGCCTCATTCTGAAGATCTTCTTCAAGATCTCCCAGACCAGCTGTTCTCGgattatattaaattatgtacaaTGTCAAGAGGATTTTTGAGGACCCTTCTTTTTGAGATTTGATACTTGTGTTTTGTACGATGTTCTATATTGTCTATAAGCATAGTACAGATTATTCTTACATTGGTATGATATTGTTCTTAAAATTGGGTCAGTTCAGACTGGATTATACGCCATACCGTACTTACTAGAAACATGCAAATAATTTTATGCATTACattatttgaatattatatTGAATAAAGTAAGTTTATATCCAGGACAAAATGCAACATTACAGATAATTTTGGATACTGTGGGAAATTGAGACATGGTTTAAGATTTGTTCAATTCATTGTCAGTTTTAAATCGATAAATTCATGACATAACGATTCATGTACAATAGTTAGTTAATAGAACATGAAATACTTGCCAATTGACTAAACGCAACAATAAAAACGCCATTTAAAGGTTCTACAAATATCTTGTTTTTAGGCGTTAAACATGGTACATATGGAGGCTGAATGGCCTATCGGACTTCCatcataataatagtaattaaTAGCGAacaattatttgtagaataaAATGTAATAATACATACCGGCCTTATATGCCATCTTGATAGCTTTTATTTGCTagaggaaaagaaataaataaaaacaactttATGTAAACCGGTTgcatttttcttccttttgtcatttatttactTCCCTCTATTCGACAAATCTATCTTCGACATTTTTCTCCTTATTAATTAACTATATTTATACCAATTGTTTTAGACGGAGCCTACTATGGAAGTATATATAAACTGTGAGTACATATATAGAGCGGGAAGTTTCACACTCTATATAATGAGAACTTGTATACTAAACAATAGATATCACTGTTTTGCATCAACCCTCCCTTACCCTCCTTTACCCTCTCCAGTAAACCCTCCCTAGGAAAGACATCAGTCAACGACCCCACCCCACGCCCTTAAACTAATCTAGCTACCAGCCTATATACGCTGATGTATACATAAATCAACCCTGGTATTCCTTTAACAAGAAAACACAACCACTAAACAGAATTGATTTGCAACAATATAGAACTTAGTAAAGCCGccatgtaaacaaaataataataatgataaaagaCACATTTACAGTACCATGAAAAATGCCGGTTGACAAACTTGCAGGAGAATATATGAAACACATGACAATGTGGAATTCGTGATTTTTTTTGTCGttacaaaaagttttttttcggTATGAATTAATGCAGAACTTGAGTCTTTGTAGTCTAAGAGAATGTTAATGAGTGCTGATTATGTTTCTACGGGTTATTTTGGTTTACCAACCGATTCTCTTAGCTTTATCAGACAGTGGATGACAATTTACTGCAAAATGcttaaaatctgcaatttgaaccatctttacaaggtatacttactagtcaaacatagggacagttgtttagactcctaaccagtcattagttgaaacagcctttgagCAATGTATTCATATGTTAGTAAGTTATGCACAGTAgtatctgctgacaggtctaacatgtgttacggtgttataagaCAATACAGCTTATACTGATTTATACTGATATGTTTGTA
This window of the Apostichopus japonicus isolate 1M-3 chromosome 9, ASM3797524v1, whole genome shotgun sequence genome carries:
- the LOC139972997 gene encoding annexin A13-like isoform X2 — protein: MAVLGIMEPFPVYDAQCLKKAMKGVGTDESTLLEILCARNNAQIKAIKMAYKAAGLGDLEEDLQNEASGATKCLLTGLVQAGRDAEGEVDEEKAVTDATALFEAGEQTFGTDESEFQRILVTRSWSQLRCLSEKYQEIADKSLEDSIRSEMSGSLQEAYLNIMSYAMNPVVYFANVINSALKGAGTNEVRLTRTLISRSEIDLGNIKDCYEETYGETLADAIRGDLRGDFERILLELIRE
- the LOC139972997 gene encoding annexin A13-like isoform X1; translation: MDEMHDVSVKDLIADLKKELGGKLEMAVLGIMEPFPVYDAQCLKKAMKGVGTDESTLLEILCARNNAQIKAIKMAYKAAGLGDLEEDLQNEASGATKCLLTGLVQAGRDAEGEVDEEKAVTDATALFEAGEQTFGTDESEFQRILVTRSWSQLRCLSEKYQEIADKSLEDSIRSEMSGSLQEAYLNIMSYAMNPVVYFANVINSALKGAGTNEVRLTRTLISRSEIDLGNIKDCYEETYGETLADAIRGDLRGDFERILLELIRE